The following proteins come from a genomic window of Metarhizium brunneum chromosome 2, complete sequence:
- the bud20 gene encoding Zinc finger protein bud20, with amino-acid sequence MGVGNKRTITKTRRKTRDVDQIKADLLSSRHLAQFKDTKAAEDLPGLGRHYCIECAKWFDRESTLNSHRRGKPHKRRVKQLREEPSPEPQRMPGLDAESQIDNRHDNVEHDASGDMEMAT; translated from the exons agacgaggaggaaaacCAG AGATGTAGATCAAATCAAGGCAGATTTGTTATCATCAAGACATCTGGCGCAATTCAAAGATACCAAAGCGGCTGAGGACCTTCCAGGTCTCGGCAGGCACTATTGTATTGAATGCGCCAAGTGGTTTGACCGAGAGAGTACTCTGAATTCTCACAGGCGCGGCAAACCGCACAAGCGCAG AGTCAAACAGCTGCGCGAAGAGCCCAGTCCAGAACCCCAAAGAATGCCAGGGCTCGATGCAGAGTCGCAAATCGATAATCGGCATGACAACGTTGAACATGATGCCTCCGGAGACATGGAAATGGCCACATGA